One Methylomarinovum tepidoasis DNA window includes the following coding sequences:
- a CDS encoding 2'-5' RNA ligase family protein produces MVIPPAAVWPPIQALRRRYDRQVRRWMPHINMVYPFLVPQAFAAALPIVAAICARHPAFTLTLASFAWFRHRQQRYTVWLAPEPAAPIQRLHADLVTAFPQCDDLDRFPHGYTPHLSIGQFSGSHDALLAFIAERQHQWRPLRFAVAHLSLIRRGDPPDDVFREIRRFPLKPADA; encoded by the coding sequence GTGGTGATCCCGCCAGCGGCGGTCTGGCCCCCGATCCAGGCGCTCAGGCGGCGCTACGACCGCCAGGTGCGGCGCTGGATGCCCCACATCAACATGGTGTATCCCTTTCTGGTGCCACAGGCGTTCGCGGCGGCGCTTCCCATCGTGGCCGCAATCTGCGCCCGGCATCCCGCGTTCACTCTCACCTTGGCAAGTTTCGCCTGGTTCCGCCACCGCCAGCAGCGTTACACCGTCTGGCTGGCGCCAGAGCCTGCAGCGCCGATCCAGCGCCTGCACGCCGATCTGGTGACGGCCTTCCCCCAGTGCGACGATCTGGACCGTTTCCCCCACGGCTACACCCCGCACCTGAGCATCGGCCAATTCAGCGGCTCCCACGACGCCCTGCTTGCGTTCATCGCCGAGCGGCAGCACCAGTGGCGACCCTTGCGCTTCGCCGTCGCACATTTGAGCCTGATCCGTCGCGGCGATCCCCCCGACGACGTGTTCCGGGAAATCAGGCGTTTTCCCCTGAAGCCAGCAGACGCTTGA
- the amrA gene encoding AmmeMemoRadiSam system protein A translates to MPSSDLKLTPQERRLLLELAREAIRYGARHGRPPAVNLEALPAALQVPRATFVTLEEDGRLRGCIGSLEARRPLAEDVVHNAFAAAFGDPRFPPVHEDEVDRLDIHISVLGPLEEMRFTSEADLLRQIRPGIDGLVLEDGPYRGTFLPAVWEQLPDKRDFLRHLKLKAGLPPDYWSDTLKVYRYTTEVIE, encoded by the coding sequence ATGCCTTCTTCTGATCTCAAGCTGACACCACAGGAACGCCGACTGCTCTTGGAACTGGCGCGCGAGGCGATCCGTTACGGCGCCCGCCACGGCCGCCCCCCGGCGGTGAACCTGGAAGCCCTGCCCGCAGCCCTGCAGGTGCCGAGGGCCACCTTCGTCACCCTGGAGGAAGACGGGCGGTTGCGCGGCTGCATCGGTTCCCTGGAAGCCCGGCGCCCGCTGGCCGAGGACGTGGTGCACAACGCCTTCGCCGCCGCCTTCGGCGATCCCCGCTTTCCACCAGTGCACGAGGACGAGGTGGACCGGCTCGACATCCACATTTCCGTCCTCGGCCCGCTGGAGGAAATGCGCTTCACCTCCGAGGCGGACCTGCTGCGCCAGATCCGTCCCGGCATCGACGGCCTGGTGCTGGAGGACGGCCCCTACCGCGGCACCTTCCTGCCGGCGGTGTGGGAACAGCTGCCGGACAAGCGCGACTTTCTGCGGCATCTGAAACTGAAGGCGGGCCTGCCGCCGGATTACTGGTCCGACACCCTCAAGGTCTACCGCTATACCACCGAAGTCATCGAGTAA
- the amrB gene encoding AmmeMemoRadiSam system protein B: MTSVRYPAVAGMFYPEDPVELDEMIRAFLASAAVEGPVPKAIVAPHAGYIYSGPVAASVYRLLIPAKDVIKRVVLLGPAHRVPFRGLAVPSVDFFITPLGTVAVDKAAIAKIADLPFVHASDLPHEPEHSLEVHLPFLQEVLEDFKVVPIVVGDATPKEVAQVLERLWGGPETLIVVSSDLSHYYDYETARRLDSATSRAIEELDPTRLHPESACGRIPVAGLLLAARKHGLKAKTVDLRNSGDTAGPKDQVVGYGAYAFF, from the coding sequence ATGACCAGCGTACGTTATCCCGCCGTCGCCGGGATGTTCTATCCCGAAGACCCTGTGGAGCTGGACGAGATGATCCGCGCCTTTCTGGCCTCCGCCGCCGTGGAGGGCCCTGTGCCGAAGGCGATCGTCGCCCCCCATGCCGGCTATATCTACTCCGGTCCGGTGGCGGCGAGCGTCTATCGCCTGCTGATCCCGGCCAAGGACGTGATCAAGCGCGTGGTGCTGCTCGGGCCTGCGCACCGGGTGCCCTTCCGCGGGCTGGCGGTGCCGAGCGTGGACTTCTTCATCACCCCCTTGGGCACGGTGGCGGTGGACAAGGCGGCGATCGCCAAAATCGCCGATCTGCCCTTCGTGCACGCCTCCGACCTACCCCACGAGCCGGAGCATAGCCTGGAGGTCCACCTTCCCTTCCTGCAGGAGGTGCTGGAGGATTTCAAGGTAGTGCCCATCGTGGTCGGCGACGCCACCCCGAAGGAGGTGGCCCAGGTGCTGGAGCGGCTGTGGGGCGGGCCGGAAACCCTGATCGTGGTCAGCTCCGACCTCAGCCACTACTACGATTACGAAACCGCCCGCCGCCTGGATTCGGCCACTTCCCGGGCCATCGAGGAACTGGACCCGACCCGGCTGCATCCGGAATCGGCCTGTGGCCGCATTCCCGTGGCCGGCCTGCTGCTGGCGGCACGCAAGCACGGCCTCAAGGCCAAAACCGTCGATCTGCGCAACTCCGGGGATACCGCAGGCCCCAAGGACCAAGTCGTGGGGTATGGCGCCTATGCCTTCTTCTGA
- the amrS gene encoding AmmeMemoRadiSam system radical SAM enzyme, with protein MACKFCFPPETLVATSQGLQPIGRLFDACTERVDYGAGKIAFPRELEVWTRTGGRSRVTKVFGRPYRGEMLTVKAMAAPPLRLTPNHQVFVAHRDHPDRLFKIPAAELSADHYLVIPKRRSGSSADLDVLKVLAEVEPGFHAPRTRRVALDSLQVAFAGQATSAEIAAELGYHPAYVRRLRGQWQRGELTEMAPRPIRTRVENGWVRFLGERGRGVPVTIPWTPEFAWLLGFYCAEGHVGVHPQRPNSRYLVFSTGHHEAHLAERTAQLLAKYFDVRPRIRRRRTTLTVECTSTSVAHLFVALCGRGAKGKQVPPPLIQTSEPVIRGFLEGYLAGDGYEAETHLVATTVSSLLAYGLYELGLHLNLLPTFFVHHPAPRKRIEGREVAQATTYIVKFKRDRFHCADRRCERAPWRDAGDHFLVPLQRIEREAYDGWVYNLEVDDADHAYLAPFIAVSNCQNWDISKAREFDILTVEAPPNAVARAARELECRSVAYTYNDPVIFHEYVIDTAKACREYGIKNVAVTAGYVTEEPRREFYQYMDAANVDLKAFTEDFYRKICGGHLQPVLDTLEYIKHETDCWLEITTLLIPGENDSTEEIDKMTRWVVEKLGPDVPHHFTAFHPDWKMMDHPPTPPETLLRARKIAMENGLRYVYTGNIHYPEGDSTWCHHCGQLLIGRDWYVLTDWNLTPDGRCCQCGTPVPGVFEPKPGNWGARRYVVDMARFVG; from the coding sequence CTGGCGTGCAAGTTTTGTTTCCCTCCGGAGACGCTGGTGGCGACGTCCCAGGGGTTACAGCCGATCGGTCGCCTTTTCGATGCCTGTACCGAACGGGTGGATTATGGTGCGGGGAAGATCGCCTTCCCCCGCGAGCTTGAGGTCTGGACCCGGACAGGGGGGCGGTCGCGGGTGACCAAGGTGTTCGGCCGGCCTTACCGGGGTGAGATGTTGACAGTCAAAGCAATGGCAGCCCCCCCGTTGCGCCTGACGCCCAATCATCAAGTGTTTGTTGCCCACCGCGACCATCCGGATCGGCTGTTCAAAATACCCGCGGCGGAACTGAGCGCCGACCATTATCTCGTCATACCCAAGCGGCGCTCCGGAAGCAGTGCTGATCTGGACGTCCTGAAGGTTCTGGCAGAGGTGGAACCTGGTTTCCATGCCCCAAGAACCCGCCGTGTGGCCTTGGATTCGTTACAGGTGGCTTTTGCCGGGCAGGCGACTTCGGCCGAAATCGCGGCGGAACTGGGATATCATCCTGCCTACGTTCGTCGGTTACGGGGACAGTGGCAGCGGGGTGAACTGACCGAAATGGCGCCGCGCCCAATCCGGACAAGGGTGGAAAACGGATGGGTCCGTTTTCTGGGGGAACGGGGGCGCGGGGTGCCCGTCACGATCCCGTGGACGCCGGAATTTGCCTGGTTGCTGGGCTTTTACTGTGCGGAGGGGCATGTCGGCGTTCATCCCCAGCGGCCGAATTCCCGGTATCTGGTTTTCTCCACTGGCCATCACGAAGCGCATCTGGCGGAAAGAACAGCGCAGCTGCTGGCGAAGTACTTTGACGTCAGGCCTCGGATCCGTCGGCGGCGTACCACCCTGACGGTGGAGTGCACCAGTACTTCCGTGGCGCATCTCTTCGTCGCGCTGTGCGGACGGGGGGCCAAGGGCAAACAGGTGCCGCCACCCTTGATCCAGACCTCCGAGCCGGTGATCCGGGGATTCCTGGAAGGCTACCTCGCCGGAGACGGGTATGAGGCCGAAACCCATCTCGTCGCCACGACGGTTTCCAGTCTGCTGGCATATGGACTCTATGAGTTAGGTTTGCATTTGAATCTGTTGCCGACTTTCTTCGTGCATCATCCAGCACCCCGGAAGCGGATCGAAGGGCGTGAGGTTGCCCAGGCCACGACCTACATCGTCAAATTCAAGCGCGATCGTTTCCACTGCGCCGACAGACGCTGCGAACGTGCTCCGTGGCGGGATGCCGGGGATCATTTTCTGGTGCCCTTGCAGCGGATCGAAAGGGAGGCTTATGACGGTTGGGTTTACAACCTGGAGGTTGATGATGCCGACCATGCCTATCTGGCGCCGTTCATCGCGGTTTCCAACTGCCAGAACTGGGACATCAGCAAGGCCCGCGAATTCGACATCCTGACGGTGGAGGCCCCGCCGAACGCCGTCGCCCGCGCCGCCCGCGAACTGGAGTGCAGGAGCGTGGCCTATACCTACAACGACCCGGTGATCTTCCACGAGTACGTCATCGACACCGCCAAGGCATGCCGCGAGTACGGCATCAAGAACGTGGCGGTCACCGCCGGTTACGTCACCGAAGAGCCGCGGCGGGAATTCTACCAGTATATGGATGCCGCCAACGTCGATCTCAAAGCCTTCACCGAGGATTTCTACCGCAAGATCTGCGGCGGCCATCTGCAGCCGGTGCTCGACACCCTGGAATACATCAAGCACGAAACCGACTGCTGGCTGGAGATCACCACCTTGCTGATTCCGGGGGAAAACGATTCCACCGAGGAGATCGACAAGATGACCCGCTGGGTGGTGGAGAAGCTCGGGCCCGACGTGCCCCATCACTTCACCGCCTTCCATCCCGACTGGAAGATGATGGACCATCCGCCGACCCCGCCGGAAACCCTGCTGCGCGCCCGCAAGATCGCCATGGAGAACGGCCTGCGCTACGTCTATACCGGAAACATCCATTACCCGGAAGGGGACAGCACCTGGTGCCATCACTGCGGCCAGCTGCTCATCGGCCGTGACTGGTACGTCCTCACCGACTGGAACCTGACCCCGGATGGACGCTGCTGCCAGTGCGGTACCCCGGTGCCGGGGGTGTTCGAACCCAAACCGGGGAACTGGGGGGCGAGGCGGTATGTGGTGGATATGGCGCGGTTTGTGGGATAA
- a CDS encoding H-NS histone family protein has product MRYPGAGGVRTQTGELGGEAVCGGYGAVCGITPPKYRHPENPELTWSGRGQMPRWLRELVDAGHDKEAFRIRD; this is encoded by the coding sequence GTGCGGTACCCCGGTGCCGGGGGTGTTCGAACCCAAACCGGGGAACTGGGGGGCGAGGCGGTATGTGGTGGATATGGCGCGGTTTGTGGGATAACGCCTCCCAAATACCGCCATCCGGAAAATCCGGAATTGACCTGGAGCGGCCGGGGCCAGATGCCGCGCTGGTTGCGGGAGCTGGTGGATGCCGGCCACGACAAGGAAGCGTTCCGCATCCGCGACTGA